The following coding sequences are from one Candidatus Borkfalkia ceftriaxoniphila window:
- a CDS encoding tRNA1(Val) (adenine(37)-N6)-methyltransferase produces MIVAMETQFTGKLGEGEVVEELLEGGLKIIQNVKLYRFTSDSVLLTRFVKAKAHEKAADFCAGSGIVGLHFYALNPEKVESVALFEMQKDLSDMSRRSVALNGLKNFTAVNCRVQDIGKEYDEYFSLVLANPPYERGGFSNDDYKKAICRKEITVTLAEIVDAAFAKLKFGGRLALVNRADRVAEVLFAMKSRGIEPKRLQFVRGSANAKPYLLLVEGTKGGKEGVDVLPDLVNVK; encoded by the coding sequence ATGATAGTTGCAATGGAAACACAATTTACGGGCAAACTCGGCGAGGGAGAAGTCGTCGAAGAATTGTTGGAAGGCGGGCTGAAAATCATTCAGAACGTCAAACTGTACCGATTTACCAGCGACAGCGTGCTTTTGACGCGGTTCGTCAAAGCGAAAGCGCACGAGAAGGCGGCGGATTTCTGTGCGGGCAGCGGCATCGTGGGACTGCATTTTTACGCGCTCAATCCCGAAAAAGTCGAGAGCGTCGCCCTTTTCGAAATGCAGAAAGATCTTTCCGATATGAGCCGACGCTCCGTGGCGCTGAACGGTTTGAAAAATTTTACCGCCGTGAACTGCCGCGTGCAGGATATCGGCAAGGAATACGACGAGTATTTTTCGCTCGTGCTCGCCAATCCGCCCTACGAGCGCGGCGGTTTTTCCAACGACGATTACAAAAAAGCGATCTGCCGCAAGGAGATCACGGTCACGCTCGCGGAGATCGTGGACGCGGCGTTCGCGAAACTGAAATTCGGCGGGCGGCTCGCGCTCGTCAACCGCGCCGACCGCGTGGCGGAAGTGCTTTTCGCCATGAAATCGCGCGGCATCGAGCCCAAGCGTCTGCAATTCGTGCGCGGCAGCGCAAACGCCAAACCGTATCTGTTGCTCGTCGAGGGCACCAAGGGCGGGAAGGAGGGCGTGGACGTTCTGCCCGATCTCGTCAACGTCAAATAA
- the rsmI gene encoding 16S rRNA (cytidine(1402)-2'-O)-methyltransferase encodes MVYFIATPIGNLKDISLRALEVLRGCDCVFCEDTRHSLKLLNHYEIKKPLYACHQFNERAAADKLISLAREGKQVAVVTDAGTPVISDPGNVLASAMREAGVEFTLIPGACAFVAALVLSAFPADRFSFIGFLRGKKSEKRALLQEYASDRGTLVIYSAPQDVDDDVALLFEAFGPRKAAAVREITKIHESVEYFGLETGLAGEKRGEYVLLVQGAEKSESPLNSLSVSEHVAHYAKQGMEQKEAFKRVAKDRGVSKSEIYREMITQKEEDS; translated from the coding sequence ATGGTTTATTTTATCGCCACGCCGATCGGCAATTTAAAAGATATCTCTCTGCGCGCGCTGGAAGTTCTGCGCGGCTGCGACTGCGTTTTCTGCGAGGATACCCGCCATTCGCTCAAACTGCTCAACCATTACGAGATCAAAAAACCGCTGTACGCCTGCCATCAATTCAACGAGCGGGCGGCGGCGGACAAATTGATCTCGCTCGCCCGCGAGGGCAAACAGGTCGCCGTCGTCACCGACGCGGGCACCCCCGTCATCTCCGATCCTGGCAATGTATTGGCGTCCGCCATGCGAGAGGCGGGCGTGGAATTTACGCTGATCCCCGGCGCGTGCGCGTTCGTGGCGGCGCTCGTGCTCTCCGCTTTCCCCGCCGACCGCTTTTCTTTCATAGGATTTTTGCGCGGCAAAAAGAGCGAAAAGCGCGCGCTGTTGCAGGAATATGCGTCCGATCGCGGCACGCTCGTCATTTACAGCGCCCCGCAGGACGTGGATGACGACGTCGCTCTTTTATTCGAGGCGTTCGGGCCGCGGAAGGCGGCGGCGGTGCGCGAGATCACCAAAATTCACGAAAGCGTGGAATATTTCGGTCTGGAAACGGGGCTTGCGGGCGAAAAGCGGGGCGAGTACGTGCTGCTCGTGCAGGGCGCGGAAAAGTCGGAAAGTCCCTTGAACAGCCTTTCCGTCTCCGAACACGTGGCGCACTACGCAAAGCAGGGTATGGAACAAAAAGAAGCGTTCAAGCGCGTCGCCAAGGACAGGGGCGTGTCAAAAAGCGAGATTTACAGGGAAATGATCACGCAAAAAGAGGAAGATTCGTAA
- a CDS encoding helix-turn-helix domain-containing protein — protein sequence MNDFGNYLYTLRKAKGYTQAELADKLGVTNKAVSKWETGEAFPETAQLVPLADIFGVTTDELLRGRSAQCAIPPQENETPPADSAEEIARKYQPDWWHKKFAALIVCGFASIAAGVISVIAAGLLTETEWVHIAVTCALMALIGIGVDLFIYAGVASEYAFLPVKDGAWKSQLGAFIRRLLAGMSFVMLGVIGIVSCGLFEEGALLPSRAAFVGVILAGFACLAVGVFFFIYGGVVWDGYRKKVVSRSMKRAARFLTDEEKEDINAVLEERDALRAIAREDEQDNSLAGKLSSVIMLLATVAFLLLGFLGGLWHPGWVVFPVGGILCAVVGVIFKKDR from the coding sequence ATGAACGACTTCGGCAATTATTTGTACACTCTTCGGAAGGCGAAAGGCTATACGCAGGCGGAACTCGCGGATAAACTGGGCGTGACCAACAAAGCCGTTTCCAAATGGGAGACGGGCGAGGCATTTCCCGAAACGGCGCAACTTGTGCCGCTCGCGGATATTTTCGGTGTCACGACGGACGAACTCTTACGCGGCAGGAGCGCGCAATGCGCGATCCCGCCGCAGGAAAACGAAACGCCTCCCGCAGACAGCGCAGAGGAGATCGCGCGCAAATATCAGCCCGACTGGTGGCACAAAAAATTCGCCGCGCTTATCGTGTGCGGGTTCGCCTCCATTGCGGCGGGTGTCATTTCCGTCATCGCGGCGGGATTGCTCACCGAAACGGAATGGGTGCATATTGCCGTCACGTGCGCGCTGATGGCGCTCATCGGGATCGGCGTCGATCTGTTCATCTACGCGGGCGTCGCTTCGGAATATGCCTTTCTGCCCGTGAAAGACGGCGCATGGAAATCGCAACTCGGCGCGTTTATCCGCCGCTTGCTGGCGGGAATGTCCTTTGTCATGCTCGGCGTTATCGGCATCGTCTCCTGCGGGCTGTTCGAAGAGGGGGCGCTGTTGCCCAGCCGTGCGGCATTCGTCGGCGTTATTCTGGCGGGGTTTGCCTGTCTTGCCGTCGGCGTTTTCTTTTTCATTTACGGCGGCGTCGTGTGGGACGGCTACCGCAAAAAAGTCGTCAGCCGCAGCATGAAACGGGCGGCTCGCTTTTTGACGGACGAAGAAAAAGAAGACATAAACGCGGTTCTGGAAGAGCGGGACGCTCTGCGCGCGATCGCGAGAGAAGACGAGCAAGACAATTCGCTCGCGGGCAAACTCAGTTCGGTCATCATGCTGCTCGCTACCGTCGCATTTTTGCTGCTGGGCTTTTTGGGCGGCTTATGGCATCCCGGCTGGGTCGTCTTCCCCGTGGGCGGTATTCTGTGCGCCGTCGTCGGCGTTATTTTCAAAAAAGACCGCTAA
- a CDS encoding histidinol-phosphatase HisJ family protein, with amino-acid sequence MILTDIHTHTKFSADGRGDIRDMIETALAKGISYYGISEHVNYDYTEQGIEIEGETENEINIPLYFQTARALQEEYRGRLHLLIGCEFGFHDGPFCFREYQKIIDSFHPDFVVNSIHTCMGEECYFPEYTRGKEKRDAYNAYFQAVLASLDAPYPYDIVAHIGYCSRNAVYADPKIRYEDFSEILDRILYRIVEKDKILEINTSSKTAGSPFLPDTDILRRYYEMGGRKVSYASDAHDPSRIMEKRDIVVAALKKIGFSCLSVPDCGKILQIEI; translated from the coding sequence ATGATTTTGACGGATATCCACACCCACACCAAATTCTCCGCGGACGGACGCGGCGATATACGCGATATGATCGAAACGGCGCTTGCCAAAGGGATTTCCTATTACGGGATCAGCGAACACGTAAATTATGATTATACCGAGCAGGGCATAGAGATCGAAGGCGAAACCGAAAACGAGATCAATATTCCGCTCTATTTTCAAACCGCGCGCGCCTTGCAGGAAGAATACCGCGGCAGACTGCATCTTTTGATCGGCTGCGAATTCGGCTTTCACGACGGGCCCTTTTGCTTTCGGGAATACCAAAAGATCATAGATTCGTTTCATCCCGATTTCGTGGTGAACAGCATTCATACCTGTATGGGCGAAGAATGTTATTTTCCCGAATACACGCGCGGCAAGGAAAAGCGCGACGCTTACAACGCCTATTTTCAGGCGGTTTTGGCGAGTCTGGACGCGCCCTACCCCTACGATATCGTGGCGCACATCGGATATTGTTCGCGCAACGCCGTATATGCCGATCCCAAGATCCGTTACGAAGATTTTTCCGAAATACTCGACCGTATTCTGTACAGGATCGTTGAAAAAGATAAAATCCTCGAGATCAATACTTCCTCCAAGACGGCGGGCAGCCCCTTTCTCCCCGACACGGATATTTTGCGGCGGTACTATGAGATGGGAGGCAGGAAAGTTTCCTACGCCTCGGACGCGCACGATCCGTCGCGCATCATGGAAAAACGGGATATCGTCGTCGCCGCGCTCAAAAAGATCGGTTTTTCTTGTTTAAGCGTTCCCGATTGCGGGAAAATCCTGCAAATAGAAATTTAA
- a CDS encoding recombinase family protein encodes MQNLHRTGLYLRLSRDDEKCGESMSIENQRAILQKYVLENGGTIAGEYVDDGWSGTDFERPGIQRLLNDAKNGNLDTIVVKDLSRFGRNYIQVGQYIDYIFPAYGIRFIALSDNVDTADRGSAGMDMMPIMNVFNEWHAANTSKKIRAVLDANWRAGKYTNWAYPYGYKADTDDKRTARIDEPAAKVVRRIFDMRLQGYSARTIAKALTDEGIPNPTAYYTRLDGKKSERRASPYWSPKTVTEILKDTTYIGTLTQHRTARVSYKNHKAANVPENEHVVRKNAHVPIVSLDVWEKVQEINRSVSRGRTDKQNAVHPLSGLLVCADCGKKLKRKTSARSRKKPCNTYECRTYTDLGKKYCTSHSIPEKQIESLVLQDIRSLLGDRKFDEEKEKRCFLQYMAKHGAQNRNADEKQRRAFKNRLAELDRLIQSAFEEKVLGDLPENVCKNLCEKYQTEKVATEAALAEIEQRLAEKNEDDADAMRYLAECRRFSNCEDLTREMCLQLIEFITIGESPTDNAPREIHIYYKFNSCPDNKK; translated from the coding sequence ATGCAAAATTTGCATCGAACAGGGCTTTATCTGCGCCTCTCGCGCGACGACGAGAAATGCGGCGAGTCGATGTCCATCGAAAATCAGCGCGCCATCCTGCAAAAATATGTTTTGGAAAACGGCGGCACGATCGCGGGTGAATACGTGGACGACGGCTGGTCAGGGACCGATTTTGAGCGTCCGGGCATACAGAGGCTTTTAAACGACGCGAAAAACGGCAATCTGGATACGATCGTCGTCAAAGATCTTTCGCGGTTCGGAAGAAATTACATACAGGTCGGGCAGTATATCGACTATATTTTCCCCGCGTACGGCATCCGCTTTATTGCCCTGAGCGACAATGTAGATACCGCCGACCGCGGCAGCGCAGGCATGGATATGATGCCCATTATGAACGTGTTCAACGAATGGCACGCGGCAAACACTTCCAAAAAGATACGCGCGGTGCTTGACGCAAACTGGCGCGCGGGAAAGTATACTAACTGGGCATACCCGTACGGTTATAAGGCGGACACGGACGACAAGCGCACGGCAAGGATCGACGAGCCTGCTGCAAAAGTCGTTCGGCGCATCTTCGACATGCGCTTGCAGGGCTATTCGGCACGCACCATCGCAAAGGCGCTGACCGATGAAGGGATCCCAAATCCCACGGCGTATTATACGAGATTGGACGGGAAAAAGTCTGAGCGGCGCGCCTCTCCGTACTGGTCGCCCAAAACGGTAACGGAAATTCTCAAGGATACGACATACATCGGCACGCTGACACAGCACCGCACGGCGCGCGTTTCATATAAAAATCACAAGGCGGCGAACGTCCCCGAAAACGAACACGTCGTCCGAAAAAACGCGCACGTTCCCATCGTTTCTCTCGACGTGTGGGAAAAAGTACAGGAAATCAACCGTTCGGTTTCCCGCGGCAGGACCGACAAACAAAATGCCGTACATCCCCTGTCAGGCTTACTCGTCTGCGCCGACTGCGGGAAAAAATTGAAACGCAAGACCTCTGCCCGTTCACGTAAAAAACCTTGCAATACGTACGAATGCCGTACTTATACCGATCTCGGGAAAAAGTATTGTACTTCTCATTCCATCCCCGAAAAGCAGATCGAAAGCCTTGTTTTACAGGATATCCGATCTCTCCTCGGCGATCGTAAATTCGATGAGGAAAAAGAAAAACGCTGCTTTTTGCAGTATATGGCAAAGCACGGCGCTCAGAACAGAAACGCAGACGAAAAACAGCGGCGGGCGTTCAAAAACAGGCTTGCGGAATTGGATCGGTTGATACAGTCCGCGTTTGAAGAAAAAGTGCTCGGCGATCTTCCCGAAAACGTGTGCAAAAATCTCTGTGAAAAATATCAGACTGAAAAAGTTGCGACAGAGGCCGCTCTCGCCGAGATTGAACAACGCCTTGCCGAAAAGAACGAGGACGACGCGGACGCCATGAGGTATCTGGCGGAATGCAGGCGTTTCAGCAACTGTGAAGATCTCACCCGCGAAATGTGTTTACAACTTATCGAATTTATCACGATCGGAGAATCCCCGACGGATAACGCCCCTCGCGAGATCCATATTTATTATAAATTTAATTCATGTCCGGATAACAAAAAATAA
- a CDS encoding LacI family DNA-binding transcriptional regulator, translating to MEKTIGRKLIAERAGVSMRTVTRVLQGDKLVAEQTRLRVLEVVDELGYTRNKIAGNLSRNKNSNFVVVLVPDMSNYYYLEIFDYLTKFFEKYDYIVSICRINENNLFKTFDTMLENRVSVIINLGFFPINEEYLKKINSAKIKIIHPGVGTDPVPINIDYSAAMEEAFCSFLGRGLKKFKFVCGGGKNFLEDGRIRCFLQLLEKYGLEKNENSIIWGDYPASNAMETGETAVKKIYQTEEPDVIFFLTDAMAFGGMQFLTKIGKKIGEDISVIGFDNTLMSKFCVPPLSTIDSSTEIEIQRYITYILDKNLNNDTIVSKFIKRASSV from the coding sequence ATGGAAAAAACGATAGGAAGGAAGTTGATAGCAGAAAGGGCGGGCGTGTCTATGCGGACCGTCACGCGCGTATTGCAAGGCGATAAACTTGTGGCGGAGCAGACGCGTTTGCGCGTTCTGGAAGTGGTGGATGAACTTGGCTATACGAGGAATAAGATCGCAGGAAATCTCAGCCGCAACAAGAACAGTAATTTTGTCGTCGTGCTCGTGCCGGATATGTCGAATTACTATTATTTGGAAATTTTCGATTATCTGACCAAATTTTTCGAAAAGTACGATTACATCGTGTCGATATGCCGCATAAACGAGAATAATTTGTTCAAGACTTTCGACACTATGCTGGAAAACAGAGTCTCGGTCATCATCAATCTGGGTTTTTTCCCGATCAACGAAGAATATTTGAAAAAAATAAATTCCGCTAAGATCAAAATTATCCATCCCGGCGTAGGTACAGACCCCGTTCCCATCAATATCGATTATTCGGCGGCGATGGAGGAGGCGTTTTGTTCCTTTCTCGGCCGCGGCCTGAAAAAGTTTAAATTCGTTTGCGGCGGCGGAAAAAATTTTTTGGAAGACGGAAGGATTCGCTGTTTTTTGCAATTGCTCGAGAAATACGGGCTGGAAAAAAATGAAAACAGTATTATCTGGGGAGATTATCCCGCCAGCAATGCGATGGAAACTGGAGAAACTGCCGTAAAAAAAATTTATCAGACGGAAGAGCCCGACGTGATTTTCTTTTTGACGGACGCCATGGCATTCGGCGGAATGCAGTTTCTCACAAAGATAGGAAAAAAGATCGGGGAAGATATTTCGGTCATCGGTTTTGATAATACGCTGATGAGCAAATTTTGCGTGCCGCCGCTGAGTACCATTGATTCTTCTACCGAAATCGAGATCCAAAGATATATCACTTACATATTGGATAAAAATTTAAATAACGATACCATCGTATCGAAATTCATAAAACGGGCGAGTTCGGTTTAA
- a CDS encoding carbohydrate ABC transporter permease has translation MKTKKLFIAGLIVSAILFIAACAMVAVSAVVSKQEMDLGIDLSGYNVTKMHTDNETIRVFGTQDGEVFASDLEGEMLWDAGAFYTSPVYELAVEGGDVFVVYANGNVVRFSLEYAASIEEGESFSEASVYSIGTSFNTNGNVKNTQLIVVPEEETFYLRGVFNDISQINRIYRFEYGTETPQRLVGTSNSVGGMAYSEGTLYYAMRSTVYAVSAEGGVTSLQNVNETIVALSCFENALSLVTAQNNLFILPEYGAGTPQNYALSVSLNSEYVFSTGENFTAKINNGGVAMIDSSSHSVTLSMRASDSLNLIMWTDESFVLYNAADLNNPTITYYSSDLARSKEVFSTLLYVFIAVALAALAAGAYFGFGINPDSRKKMHGKVKGFFTEMVRHKFIYLSLVIPFILLIVFYYIPIVLGLGLSFFEYIPGVRLVFAGWDNFVSVVLNTQFWNASATMLIFLIADLLKAVIPPLFVAEAIIAVKFKRFSLVVRILLFLPGILPGVATTLVWSDGIFGSTSNSLINAFVGLFVPGFAKNWIYSASNATAIGSLIAFGFPWVGSYLIFYGAVSGIDKSLFEAAKLDGCGWWRRMASLDVPLIFPQIKYIVITAFIASVQNYTSIYVLYGVNGQIKTTALLVYREIINANYGVASVMGLFIFAFLSVCTALNFKIQMKQGEEA, from the coding sequence ATGAAGACAAAAAAATTATTTATAGCGGGATTGATTGTTTCGGCAATCTTATTCATAGCGGCCTGCGCGATGGTCGCGGTTTCTGCGGTCGTATCGAAACAGGAAATGGATCTGGGGATCGACCTTAGCGGTTACAATGTAACGAAGATGCATACCGACAATGAAACCATCCGCGTTTTCGGCACGCAGGACGGCGAGGTTTTCGCCTCCGATCTCGAAGGGGAGATGTTGTGGGATGCCGGTGCGTTTTACACGAGTCCCGTTTACGAACTGGCGGTGGAGGGCGGCGACGTATTCGTCGTCTATGCCAACGGCAATGTGGTGCGCTTTTCTCTGGAATACGCCGCGTCCATAGAGGAAGGGGAGAGTTTTTCCGAAGCGAGCGTGTACTCCATAGGGACGTCTTTCAATACGAACGGAAACGTGAAAAACACGCAACTCATCGTCGTACCCGAAGAGGAGACCTTTTATCTGAGAGGGGTATTCAACGACATTTCGCAGATCAACAGGATCTATCGTTTTGAATACGGAACGGAAACGCCGCAGCGTCTGGTCGGTACTTCCAACAGCGTCGGCGGCATGGCTTATTCGGAGGGTACGCTGTATTATGCAATGCGCAGCACGGTGTACGCGGTTTCGGCGGAGGGAGGCGTAACATCTCTGCAAAACGTCAACGAAACGATCGTCGCGCTCTCTTGTTTCGAAAACGCTCTTTCGCTCGTCACGGCGCAGAACAATCTTTTCATTCTTCCCGAATACGGCGCGGGCACGCCGCAAAACTATGCGCTTTCCGTATCGCTCAATTCGGAATACGTCTTTTCGACGGGCGAAAATTTCACGGCGAAGATCAACAACGGCGGCGTTGCGATGATCGATTCGTCCTCGCATTCGGTCACGCTCTCCATGCGGGCGTCCGATTCGCTGAATTTGATCATGTGGACGGACGAAAGTTTTGTTCTGTACAACGCAGCCGATCTGAACAATCCCACGATCACTTATTATTCGAGCGATCTTGCCAGATCCAAGGAAGTCTTTTCAACCTTGCTCTACGTATTTATTGCCGTGGCTTTGGCGGCGCTGGCGGCGGGAGCGTATTTCGGGTTCGGCATCAATCCCGACAGCCGCAAAAAAATGCACGGGAAGGTGAAGGGTTTCTTCACGGAAATGGTGCGGCATAAATTCATTTACCTGTCGTTGGTGATCCCCTTTATTTTGCTGATCGTCTTTTACTACATTCCGATCGTTTTGGGGCTGGGGCTTTCCTTCTTCGAATACATACCGGGCGTTCGCCTCGTGTTTGCGGGTTGGGATAACTTCGTATCCGTCGTACTGAACACGCAGTTTTGGAACGCCTCTGCGACCATGCTCATATTTCTCATCGCGGACCTGCTGAAAGCGGTCATTCCTCCGCTGTTCGTGGCAGAGGCGATCATTGCGGTAAAATTCAAGCGGTTTTCCCTCGTCGTGCGGATTTTGCTGTTTTTGCCCGGCATTTTGCCGGGCGTCGCCACGACGCTCGTTTGGAGCGACGGTATTTTCGGCTCGACGAGCAACAGCCTGATCAACGCGTTCGTAGGGTTGTTCGTGCCGGGCTTTGCAAAGAACTGGATCTACAGCGCCTCGAACGCAACGGCGATCGGGTCGTTGATCGCCTTCGGTTTCCCGTGGGTGGGGTCATACCTCATCTTTTACGGCGCGGTTTCCGGCATCGACAAATCCTTGTTCGAAGCCGCAAAACTGGACGGCTGCGGATGGTGGCGCAGGATGGCGTCGCTGGATGTGCCCCTGATTTTTCCGCAGATCAAATACATCGTGATCACGGCGTTTATCGCGTCGGTGCAAAATTATACGTCGATCTACGTTCTATACGGCGTCAACGGTCAGATCAAGACGACTGCGCTGCTCGTGTACCGAGAGATCATCAATGCTAATTACGGGGTTGCGAGCGTAATGGGTTTGTTTATTTTTGCATTCCTGAGCGTTTGTACGGCACTGAACTTCAAGATCCAAATGAAACAAGGGGAGGAAGCATAA
- a CDS encoding carbohydrate ABC transporter permease, translated as MVSNSENTALRPANGEKIKKGFRRGIEGPVAQTILLVIILIILLLTLLPVLITMIMSVKSSQDIMAYPIWTLPQTGWYFSNYREAFSVLSSPMLNTILIDLISTFVTLLLSCFIAFLFERYDFGGKKTLFFFIFAPMMVPSVILLSPTYIVAVQWLNLGNNWFGLILPYIAGNQIASIFLLRVFMRQQPASLYEAAQLDGAGAPQLFFYLCLPLSVPIMMIQGISIFAAMYNDYLWPLLLYQNDLSSGVLMPYLRSIVNNYAQGVQYAMYLVAGIPLIITTIISIKFFVSGDFASGMKL; from the coding sequence ATGGTTTCAAATTCTGAAAATACGGCTTTACGTCCCGCGAACGGCGAAAAAATAAAAAAGGGCTTTCGCCGCGGTATCGAGGGGCCCGTTGCCCAGACGATCCTGCTCGTCATCATTCTCATCATATTGCTTTTGACGCTTTTGCCCGTGCTGATCACGATGATCATGTCCGTAAAGAGTTCGCAGGATATCATGGCGTATCCGATCTGGACGCTTCCGCAGACGGGCTGGTATTTCTCCAATTACAGAGAGGCGTTTTCAGTACTTTCCTCTCCTATGCTCAATACGATTTTGATCGATCTGATCTCCACTTTCGTCACGCTGCTATTGAGTTGCTTTATCGCTTTTCTGTTTGAGCGTTACGATTTCGGCGGCAAAAAGACACTGTTCTTCTTTATTTTTGCCCCGATGATGGTACCGAGCGTGATCCTGCTCTCGCCCACATATATCGTGGCGGTGCAGTGGCTGAATCTGGGGAACAACTGGTTCGGACTGATCCTTCCTTACATCGCGGGCAACCAGATCGCGAGCATATTCCTTCTCCGCGTATTCATGCGGCAGCAGCCGGCTTCCCTTTACGAAGCAGCCCAACTCGACGGCGCAGGAGCGCCGCAGTTGTTCTTCTATCTGTGCCTGCCGCTTTCGGTGCCCATCATGATGATCCAGGGCATATCCATCTTTGCGGCAATGTACAACGACTATCTGTGGCCGTTGTTGCTGTACCAGAACGATCTGTCTTCGGGCGTCCTCATGCCGTATCTGCGGTCGATCGTGAACAACTACGCGCAAGGCGTGCAGTATGCCATGTATCTGGTGGCGGGCATCCCCCTTATCATCACCACCATCATCAGTATCAAATTTTTTGTCAGCGGCGATTTCGCCAGCGGGATGAAATTATAA